In the Podarcis muralis chromosome 15, rPodMur119.hap1.1, whole genome shotgun sequence genome, TTTGTGATGAAATGGCTTCTGCTTAATTTAGAAGGAAAGTGATGGGTGTACATAAGCTACTTAGGAAGACCAGTCGATTGAAAGAGAAAATCACAGAGGTTCTGGGCTTCCTCTGCCTGCTCACCTGTCACCGGTCCGAGTCCTTCGGAACTGGTCTCCGATGATGCACGCGAAGGTAGGACCAACTCTGCCATTCCGGACCAAAGGCTCTGCCACGCCCCCAACCCAGAGGTCAATGTTGTTGGGGGTCTTGTAAAGGCTCATAAACTTCTTGGCCACATCGCGGTTCTGGATGACGGCAGCAAGTTCGTTTTCATTCTGGGGTTGGGAAAGGCCGCATAATTGCCGCCAGGCATTGTAACCTGCAGGAGGAGCACCAATATCAAAAGCTGGGTTCATTTCAAGGCATCTGAAGTGCAAAAGAGGCACTCTAGCACAGGCAAAGAAGAGCGGAGTGGGGTTTTAGAGGGGCGTTGTTGTTGTAATGCAGCCAACCCAAGTGGGTGGGACCCCTTCCCTGGCATACAGCCCGCCAGGAAGTTTACTTTTGCTAGGGAacgcaacagcaacaaccctccccacctgcggtttccagcaactgatattcagaggcatcctgcttctgatggtggagacagagcatagctatTGTGGAAAGAGGGGAACAAAGAGTTCCATAGTGCTTCCTGCCAAGGTGGGgtgtgtgacctagctaagcctgacaggacagcttactctatggtcttaaccccttcgtgcattaattagagttaaacACGTTGGTTATATCCCACAAGAAGGCTGTTGGGATGTGAAGAGAGGGCTGTTCTGCTCAGctcctacttgtgggcttcccatctgTCAACCAACCATCAGGGCAACTGTGgggccacaggatgctggaccagatgggccattgctctgatcctgcaggctcttcctaGGTTCTTTGGTGCAGAGTCTCTCTGTCTTCACTGGCCTCCCATACCCATCTCCTGAGAGTTTCTCAAGAGGCTGGCCGATGAGTCTTTCAGACATTTCTCTTCACTGGCTGGTCATTGAGCAACACTCTCCAACATCTGTGCAGGCTCTGCTTGCCTTACCTGGGAGGCCGTGATCTCGGCCTCGCTGCATGTTGAGGGAGGGCAAATCCAGTCCACTGCCATTCCTGATCTGTTCAAAGAGTTTGTTCCTGAGAGCATCCACCACCAACTGGTCCGGCCTCACCAGTTTGGCTGGCTTACCCAAGAGGCCTCGCATAAGCGGGTCAATACCTCCTGGAAGAACAAAACATCTGCTTGCAAAATTATGGCTCACTGGCACATTTAGCTGCTGCCTGAGGGACCTCCATCTCCCCCCCACCTGCTGGACCTGTAGCCTCTACTGGATTTCCAGACCACAACCTGCCTGCAGCTGTGCAAGCAGGGcacattttagagttggaagggaccacaaggatcatctagcccagcctttctcaacctgtgggtccccagatgttgttgaactacaactcccatcacccctagctagcaaggccagagctcagggatgatgggagttgtagtccaacaacatctggggacccacaggttgggaACTGctgatctagcccaactccctgcaatgaggGAATCTTTCAcacaacatggggcttgaacccacaaccttgggattaagtgtctcatgctctcccaactgagctatcttgcAGGGTTTAACCACTGATTGATGCTACAGCAAGCCCCTTTGAAGCTGGCCTGAAAGAAGGGATTTGACTCCAGTTTGCTTCCTGCCAACAGAGGAAGCAAATGCCCTCAACTGCTCTAGGGAGGTCCTGACAGCGAGCCCTGCTTACCGAGGAAGAATCGGGACCTCACTTTTGCCCACTCCTGATGTCACACACAATCTCAGCTGTGGAGGGAATGTGCTTTGGGGAGATTCGCCATGCGCATCAAAACTAGGACCTTTGCCGGCCAAACTTGGCCTGTGGCCTGGAGGTTCCTGCACTGCTAAGTGTACGGGCTGGCACATATGGGGAGAAGTACCCTAGCCTCAATCGACGGTCTTTCTGCAATTTGAGATAGATGGAAAAATCATACTGAAAATACCATGTGACGGGGGAAGGACGAGATGATGGAGCTGCATATTCTACAGGGCTCACGGGggcagagaggagagaggaagaaaaagaagcctCTTTCACAGAGGAAGAAAACTCTGGAGGAATTAGAGGGTGTCTTTTGACACAGAACTCCCCAAGGGCACTTTGGGCTCCGGAAAAGGGCTGCTGAGAGTGGAATCGGAGAGAAATATTTtgccaaccccctcccccagtacagtcgtaccttggatcctgaactccttgtgagttgaacattttggctcctgaacgcctcaaacctggaagtgagtgttccggtttgcaaacattctttggaacccaaacatccaactcagtttccgattggctgcaggagcttcctgcagccaatcggaagctgcaccttggtttccaaacattttggaagtcgaatggactacCAGAacgattctgttcaacttccgaggtacgaccgTATTAAGATCCTAATGACTAATATCAATAATATAAGCACCCACAAACTAGTTGCTGAGCTGGTGATACACTTTAAACGTTAACCTTGTACGTGTAGCACAACACAATGCGTATCACACAACAACTTTGTTGTAGTTGCATGGTCTTCCCTTACAAAAACATACAGATGTGACGGCGCATAATACGACAAGGCTGCACCGCCGTACAGTCAAATCACAAGTCTGCAGTCTGCAAGTCTTTATTCAGAATGGTGTGTACATTGAGCATGAAACGCATTATTTTGTTAAGAATGACATAAAACGTATGCAAAATGGTTGGGCCCCAGGACCTCTTTCGGACCTGAGGGCCCCCGAAGTTTGCACcaccttcccccctcctcttcttgGACTTGCCCAAGAGGTACATACCTTGCTGAAGGATTCTCCATGAAGCAAAAAATTCCTTCTCGAGCGGGGTCTCGCTTTGAAGCTGGTAGCGGCTATCCAAGCGAAACACCACGGGCTGCACTGAGGCATGCCAAAAACGGAAGGCGTTGGTGAAGGAGCTGGCGATTCGCGGGTCCACGGAGTCATTGTAGCCCGTGCTGCGACCCACAAAACGAGGGAATGCGTCACCCAGGAGGGCCGGCAGGTATTCACTATAGGTGATTTTCTGGAATgtagaagcagaggagagcgtgAAGACAAACACACACTGAAGTTCTCCCTTAAAACATactcaaagaaaccaaaacaggacaggcctagtgatcccagtaggtcttgtcccaatgaggcagttgcagggACTGAGGGTcaccaccttcccacagctgcctaagtcccctccagGGTTTCTCTCAAGCAATATGAGACTGCGCCTGTGTGTCTGACTTTGCTCCTCttgcttcatgcctcttctggtcctgggagactgagGGCGGGGGCAAGGAAGGGAGCTTATAGTAGCAGGAAGGAGAGACAcccatgcctcttcaccagccagactgcctcctctcctgcctctgcttcTAATCCTGGGATcttttctgccacagactcttcttgCTCACCAAGCCCTCCCAGTCTGCTCCGTCTTCTCCCTTGGACCGCTCATTGCCATCCTACTgaaggctctgagccttcttctcctgggggttcccttgggggttccccagctggtgcctccaacCCTTCCTCTGCATCTAGCCAGTCCATGTCACTGGGATGGTGACTTGAAGATGGTGGCTTGAAGATGGTGTACAGGCCCTTCCACTCCTCAGtgcatctccacaacaaccctgtgaggaagattAGGCTGGGAGGCAGCGACTGGCTCCAGGTTGAGTAGAGATttaaaccctggcctcccaggtccaaaTAGCctgaaactctaaccactacactacactgcctTTCTGTCAAGCTTAAACTCCGCTCACTCTGCATACCAAAAAGGGTTTCAGTAGGTGATTGACCTAGTTATTCCAAGAGAATCCCACATGAACTGAGGTTGGTCTTGGTGGGTAAGAGAGATAAGAATCTACCCCACCCGCCATACCTCTCCACAGCTAGCTCACCCCATCCCAAACTCATGAACATCAGTAGTCTGGACTGAACACAGTGGGGGCTTTTCCCAACCGGCCTTGCATCTGGACAAGACCTGGCCTCATTCTTAGCGTCGCAGGGCTGCTGTCTCAACCAGTACCTGAATTACTGCTCCATTGATTTTCCGGGCTATGTTGTAGATGGTGTCTGAATCCATGTGTGGATTCAGCATCTTCAGCTGAGAGGCCATGCGGTTGTGGAACCTCATGAAGAGCGTCTGCAAGGCAGTTAGACCCGGCATCTCGTTGACACGATTGTCCCCTTGAAGACCCCAGAGAAGAAGGAAGTGTTGTTAGATCCAACCAGCCACCTTGTGCTTGTAAGAAACAACTTGGAAAGCACAGGCTCTCTGCAGGGACTGCATTTTAGCAAGACttcgtctatctatctatctatctatctatctatctatctatcatctatctatcatctatctatctctatctatctatctatcatctatctatctatctatctatctacctacctacccatatattattattattattattattattattattattattattattattattattattatatcccaccttttccccagacagggactcaaggtggtttaTACAAACTGAAACAATGCAGATAAAAGACAAgaagataaatatatataaaagataaaTCAATAAGAGGTAATTaaagtcttttttgtttttgttttgtttctttgccttttttgtttttggtaaaaaaataagaaagcaaaaaccaaacaaaaagaggtaattaaactctaatagaattaaaacaatataaaattcatatcaaaatacaaataataaaaacagtacagcactcTCAAAAGTCCTCCCTTAAAAAACAGCCAGTCCTCAAAGTCCTGGCAGAATAAAACaatcttcacctgccagcagaaggacaacaaggaaggagccagtctagcttctctagggagggaatcCCAAAGTCTGGAAGCAGCCACTGAGAGCCTAAAGGCCCTTTTTTGAGTCCCCATTAAGCATGCCTGGCCCCATGGGTTATCTGCCCCTTCaaagcaggaaccacagctaaggaatctctggcagatggttgtccaacctctgtttagaaacctacgaggaaggagattccaccagtGTCCAAGGTAGACCTGTTGAAAATCTACTACCAcctggaagttcttcctaatgtttagtgtcTTTTCTTGCCATTTTAATTCCTTGGTTGAGGTCCTAtcccctggagcagcagaaaacaagcgtgctccaccttccatgtgacgacagcccttcagatatttgaagatggcttcctAATATCTCTCAGTCTTCTTGtctccaggcaaaacatacccagctccctcaactgttcctgaCAGGTTTCCAGAGGAGCATAGCTGAGTgggagagcacctgctctgcatgcagcaggtcctgggttcaaatccccaatgtcatctccaggtagggttgcctgaaatcctggagagcaactgccagtcagtgtagggcaggggtcagcaacctaaggcccatgggggtcctttaactggcccacaagctGCTCCCGAACCAAGCTGCCTGCTCAGTGAGTCCACGCGCATTGTGCTAAACCAGCGCGATGTGGGGATTCACTTCTGCATTGCTGAAAATTGCGTCTGCACAGGCACTGGAAATTGCGGGCATGCGCatgatctggcccacagagggatctctacTGGAGTGAACCTgtccaggcaaggtaaaccttgccaacccctggtgtagggcaatacagtggtacctcaggttaagtacttaattcgttccagaggccatgaagctcattgggggtGACTGTGaggggtcagtcactgcctcccagcccaacctacctcacagggttggaaAATTGTaacgcaatacagtggtaccttgggttaagtacttaatttgttccggaggtctatacttaacctgaaactgttcttaacctgaagcatgactttagctaatggggcctcccactgccgctgtgcagccagagcacgatttctgttttcatcctgaagcaaagttcttacccgaggtaatatttctgggttagcggagtctgtaacctgaagcgtatgtaacctgaagcgtatgtaacctgaggtaccactgtactgagctagattgacttGTGGTTTGACTCAGTAGAAAATACCTTCCTTTTCAAATCAAGAACAATGAGAACCGGAATCTTACTTGGTCTTTAGCCGAACGACCAGAGCTCTGTAACAGAACATCTGCCTTACATGCAGAATCAGCCCTTCATttagaatcatgaggactagcaTGTTGGTTTATTTTAAAGGACATGACCATAGCTCTGTGCAGGGAGAAGGTCCTAGGAAGGGTGGGAGTATCCCCtcttttgaaaccctggagagcccttgctgccagtcagtgtgaaacaggggtctgattcagtataaaaatAAACAGACCTACCTGCAAAGAAACAGGGGATCTTTGCTGTCGTGTTGGTTTTATTGCAGAGCTCTGGGAAGCCTGGTGGGTTGCCAAAAGGGAGGTAGGCCAGCCCCTTGTCTGTGTAGTTCAGGTTGACAGCCAGCAGCCCTTGGTTGCTTGAGGTGTTCCTCAGTTGCCTCGCCCAGTCGACTTCGCTGGCATAGACCATGCTGGCGTCAAGGAAGGCCGTCAGAGCGTTGATCTGGTTGCGCATGGCGTAGCCCCCGTTGCAGGCGGGGGCCGTTCTCGTGAAGGGCATACAGCCTTTGGGGTCTTTCACCGGGTCATTAGGAGGGATCTGCAGCcccacaaaataataattattaaaaaatgaaatggagaGCCagtctagtggttagagtggcagactatgacctgggaggcctgggttcgaatcctcccCACAATGGCCATGGGGGTGATGTTTGGCTTTCAGCCTAGGCTACTTCACACAACcctgttgggaggataaaatggggaggagaactatgtacaccaccttgagctccttggaggaaaggtgggataataataataataataataataataataataataataataataatgatgatgatgtatgtGACCTTCAatctggctcccagtacgtttccaggcacaattcaaagtgttggcgctgacctttaaaccctaaacggcctcggtccagtatatctgaaggagcgtctccacgcccatcgttctgcccggaaactgaggtccagctctgagggccttctggtggttccctcactgcgagaagccaagttacagggaaacaggcagagggccttctcagtagtggcacccgccctgcggaacgccttcccaccagatgtcaaagagatcgacaactaccagacttttagaagacatctgaaggcagccctgtttagggaacttttaatgttgaatagactgctgcattttaatattctgttgaaagccacccagtgtggctggggaaacccagccagatgggcagggtataaattattattattattattattattattattattattattattatctgtgatCACACAGGGTGGGGGGCAGGTCCATGcagagtcttgttagaataaagttataaactcaaacaaaatagCAACTGGtcgctggtgcccccccccccccccgccagcttaGTCTTCTGAGGCCCTGGGCAAGTGTATTTGGCTGCCCACCCCCTCTGCACAGGCCTGGTGGGGCTTCCCTTCAGGTGTCCAAGCCTTGTCTAAGCTCAACACCAGCCCCTGCAACAACCGCCATGAAGTCTCCGCtcgagagagaagaagaagaagagtttggatttgatatcccgcctttcactccctttaaggagtctcaaagcggctaacattctcctttcccttcctcccccacaacaaacactctgtgaggtgagtggggctgagagacttcagagaagtgtgactagcccaaggtcacccagcagctgcatgcggaggagcagagacgcgaacccggttcaccagattacgagactaccgctcttaaccactacaccacactggctctctgagagATGAAATTCCTGAGGTCGTCAACCTTTACAGGCCGGTTACCGCATTTGGCATTGTggtgggcgggggaggggggagcatccTGGaggccagtcacaaaatggctgccattggggagggtgtgtggcctaacccatcaatcaatcaaaatacagataaaaataaaaataaataccctACATGGacagttaaaaaatataaaaaaaatattttctggaacAGTTACCTATTGagttgtttcttgttttttttataacattttttttatGTACGGATAAAATTGTTGCAGAAGCCGCTTTGATACGTTGTATGAAATTGTGATCTACAAGTATATTTTTctacaaacataaaataaaatttaacacACAGTCAGAAAACAACCTGctgccacatttaaaagggcccaAAAAAGTGGCAGAGCCACAAAATGGTAGTTGGCGtgtgccccccaccccctcagcccccagagagaagctctttgcacctctcctctgttcagagaCCAAAAAGGGAGGGTAGGGATCCAATTCTGGCACCCAGTGAAATCGTGCTGTGTATCAattatggattattattattaattatcatttTTAAGGAGGTGCATGCAATGTAGGAGAAGCCGAGTCAGTGCAAGCAGGAGGTGAGCAGGAACAGCAAAGAGTTTCTTGCTCTTTGTGGATTTTGgaggggatacagtggtacctctggttacatacttaattcgttccggctgtccattcttaacctgaaactgttcttaacctgaagcaccactttaactaatggggcctcctgctgctgctgcgccaccggagcacgatttctgttctcatcctgaagcaaagttcttaacctgaggtactatttctgggttagcggagtttgtaacctgaagtgtatgtaacccgaggtaccactgtatttagagagACCTTTCGTGGGTGACACAGGGGAGGTGCTGGCAGGCCCACTGGATCCCGTTGGTGCCATGTCGGGGATCCCTGAACTATTGTGTCGGACAGGTTGCGTTTCTGGAAAAGGGTAGAAAGAACCCTGGACTTTTACGCACCTTGATGGGGAAGCAAGGGGGTACATTTGCGCAAGTGTTTTCACAGTCTGCTCCTTTGATGAAGGTGAAGGTGCCCGTGGTACTGGGCCCAAAATCCAAGTCGTGCTCAATAAACTGGCCGAATTGCACGAACATGACCGAGCGGAATGGGTCGTCGGTGAGTCTTTGGTCGTTGATGGCGACAATCTGGTTGGATACTTCCCGGACCTGCAGCAGACGTTACCAAGACATAACAGAGGAACAGATCTTGGTTGCCGATTCCAAGCGCCAAGGCTGATGGTTGTAAACTTGCGGACCCTGAGCTTGGACACCCCCAAAAGGCCTCACCCTGATCCAGATTCACTGAAGGGGCCAAAAACACCCCGTCAGTCAAAGTTCAGAATCTAAAGCGAGGGCAGAATGCGGCAGCACAGTTGCTGGCAGGAGTGAGACCTTGTCAGCCTATAGCAccactgctcagagatctgcactgtcTGGCTGATTTGTTACCAGGCTAAATtcatagctgtgattcctgcattgcagggggttgggctagatgacccttggggtccctacctactttacagttctatgattctatgatggaaGAACACAGATTATAACATGGCCGTTGGGGCCACTTTCCTATCTGCTTTGCcaccttccccctctttccctaAAATCCTTCCCTGCCCCCCGCTTGGGCTCCAAAAATGGCCCAGAGGACACCCAAGTAAAAtgttcaaaaagaaaataaaataaaaaaggcttcTGATCTTCTGTCTGTCACTTACATAAAAGGAATTATTCAAAACCTTCACTCCAGAATGATATCCAACTGATCTACTATCTGTTAGGCAGTAATACTTATTAACCCAAATATCTCAAATTAATTCATTTTACTTTCcacacaaaaagtccaaaagggcttctctaattattgttattaataaatgTGTCAGCAATGGTTTTTCTGTAATCAAACATATCAACTTTATCTCCCATAACTTCAACAACTATTCCTCCATACTAAACAACAATAAGTCTTTCTGCCTTTGTCCACAAAAGAGTCTCTCCGCTGTGAtcatatattaaaataatattccATCGTTATTTTCTTGCTTTGGATTCATTAATTCACCCATTTTGTATCTTCTGTTCCCATTTCCTGTTGTCATGCTGTGGATTTcaatcctgattttttaaaaaatcatccctTCTCTTTTCCTAAAACCCTGACCTGTTCTGAGCAACCGTTCAGAAATCCGCATTGCAAAGCAGAGCACAGCTGGGGTTGACTCCTTACCAAGGGCAGGGGGGATCCATAATATGTCTTGTTTTCCGTCCAGCCACGCGGGAGGGATATGCCATCTTCGTATTCTTGCAGAAGCCGCCGGGCATAAGGGCGGTTGTTGGCCCCTAAGGTAGGAATCCTCCTGGAATGGTCCAGAAGGGCCacagagatttatttttaaaaagcagcaagggggggggggcagaatcctatttttatttattgcatttaaatcccacTTAGGGGGGAGTTCATGGTTTTTCTCCTCCGTTGTTAATGGGAactttggaagctgccttatatggagccaGACTAtggttccatctagctcaatattgtctacactgattggcagtagctctccaggcctTTTCCCCAGTCCTACTGGGAGATGCTGTCAGGGTTTGACCCTGGGACCTCCTGTCTGCGGGGCAGATGTGCTGCctataccactgaactatggtcctgCCTGTGAGCAGCTCACCAAATGAGTTCATGGCTGGGCTGGGATTTTAACAGCTGACATGCTGGATATAGAAGCTTACCTGTTGTTACATTCTCCCGTAATAGTCCGGAAAGGGCTATTGAAATCACACTGCAATGGGCTCTGTTCTTGCTTGGCACAGCCAGACGCCTTGTAGATAGTTTGCATCTGGCCTGGACTGAGAACATCTGTAGCAGGAAGGAGATGGAAGAGGTCTCAGCTAGGGACACGCAAGGGTTTAATTCGTTTCATGTTTTTAGTGAGCTGAACAGATTTACTACTCCTCTTCCGCTGATAAACCCAGATCAGAATTTTGTGATGCTAACatcaaaagagcctgctggatcaggccaatgttctagtatcctgttctcacaaaggCCAACTTAGAGGCCTATGGGAAAtttgcaagcaagacctgagtgcaacagaaaTTCTCCTTCCTGTGGGTTTCAGCAACTCGTATACAGAcaga is a window encoding:
- the LOC144325685 gene encoding eosinophil peroxidase-like, translating into LSLALQGAQLLLVLLGCLVATTPLQATDLPLRAIGKILDTSDLLRSVEEAKQLVEDAYKRTQQRLNEKLQREKVNPTDLLVSFKQPMGRTKEAVKAADTMHVTWALLKQKLQPAIPGDFNITDVLSPGQMQTIYKASGCAKQEQSPLQCDFNSPFRTITGECNNRRIPTLGANNRPYARRLLQEYEDGISLPRGWTENKTYYGSPLPLVREVSNQIVAINDQRLTDDPFRSVMFVQFGQFIEHDLDFGPSTTGTFTFIKGADCENTCANVPPCFPIKIPPNDPVKDPKGCMPFTRTAPACNGGYAMRNQINALTAFLDASMVYASEVDWARQLRNTSSNQGLLAVNLNYTDKGLAYLPFGNPPGFPELCNKTNTTAKIPCFFAGDNRVNEMPGLTALQTLFMRFHNRMASQLKMLNPHMDSDTIYNIARKINGAVIQKITYSEYLPALLGDAFPRFVGRSTGYNDSVDPRIASSFTNAFRFWHASVQPVVFRLDSRYQLQSETPLEKEFFASWRILQQGGIDPLMRGLLGKPAKLVRPDQLVVDALRNKLFEQIRNGSGLDLPSLNMQRGRDHGLPGYNAWRQLCGLSQPQNENELAAVIQNRDVAKKFMSLYKTPNNIDLWVGGVAEPLVRNGRVGPTFACIIGDQFRRTRTGDRFYYENPGVFTPSQLEALNRVSLAHIICENTNIREVPRNVFRANSYPQDFVRCSTVPRLSLFAWKCTSDCESVNGEGYVAGSPTGSHCN